The DNA region GATATGTCTGAGCTAACTAAATATCAGATCTGATTCTTATAAATCAACAGAATTAGCAGCTCTACCAATGAAAATAACTacaaattcataaatattaatgtaTATGCTATTACAAACTATCTTGCTCCATTTTTCTTCTGATTTGTTAAGGGAATAAGCAGAGTCAACTTATTTTATTCACTTACTCATTCATATTTTACTATGTAGTCTTTTTTTCCAGGTTGACTGGAGCAAAAGTTCAGActgaaaaatgacatttcaaGTTTGGACAGCAACATAGCTTCAAAGTTTTAGTTCTGTACTGTACTTAATAATGACTCTTTATTTATATTGATAatgtaaaaacacattttatttttttaggctACTGTTTGGAAAGATAAATATTTACCATGTATTTTAATGGATCAGTTTTTTCACTGAAATTAACTCTGCACTCTTTGGATCTGCCTGAGACATCCATTTACCCTGCATTCATATTCGGCGCCACAACATACTTGGCAATTTTAGTCTGCAATCTAACATTTATCATAACCATTGTCTTGAACAGAAATCTTCATAAACTGATGTATATTTTGCTAAACATGCCTGTTAATGACATTATGGGTTCTTCAACGCTTTTTCCTCAGCTGTTGTATAGCATATGGTCTCAGGACAGATCAATTTCCTACCCTGTCTGTATCTTTCAAGGGTTTTGTGTGCACATGTATGGTAGCACATCTTATTTAATTCTTACCGCTATGGCCTTTGACAGGTATACTGCCATATGCTGGCCGCTGAGATACCATGCCATCATGACTACTGATAACTTAGTGAGGATTATAACAGGAATGTGGTTCTTTAATATTATTATCATGTTTGTAAATTTTGCTCTTCTAATGCCTTACAAGATTTGTCAGACACAGATGACAGATCTCATCTGCTATAATCCACCTTTAATGAAAATCGTATGTGAAAACACACAAGTGAACAACATCTATGGGTTGTTTACTTTGATATTATACTTTGTTATTTCAATTTCTGTTGTGACATTTACCTACATTCAAATACTGATCACTTGTATTACAAAGAAGCAGTCTGATGCAAAGATTAAGGCCCTTCAAACGTGTGGTACTCATCTGGTGGTCTTTCTGTTTTTGGAGTTCAACACATTTTTTCCTCTTGTTGCACATCGATCTGAATATGTTCCAGCGTATCTGCGCAGGGGTCTCTCtatatgtgtttttatttttcctcCCATTGTAAATCCACTCATTTACGGTTTAAAAACTAAAGAAATTAGACAGAATATTGTCGCTTGTTTCAAGAGAATGATAAACAGTGTATGAAGTAAAGGTTGTCTAAATATGATTTCATGAATCATGCTTTGCTTTATATATGATTATGTAATGTGTTGAATTATGTtgtaaataacaaatatattatAATTGTTGTTCATACCAGAGTCGGGAGGTCTTGTGTGGAGATTAAACGTGTATCTTTTTTTGCCAAAATGCATATATATCATATGTTTTGTTGATAATAATTTCTCTTTATAAATACTCAtatgggtggtttcccagacagggttagCCTATAGGATATTTTGGGTAGTTTTTTACCATACTCCCTTACAAAAAAATACTGCTGTGCATCGTGTTGCTTACCAAGCTAAAACCTCTTTAAACtctcaaaaaaaaatgtacaaaagctgtcaccgGGACCGCATCTTCTTCAAAAATTTGATAATGATTTTAACCATATGCTCTCAGTACTTATACATTAATAGTCAGATACtttcaaatccacttaatcctgGCTTCAGGCAATTCAGAAATTCAGAAatagtttgttggcagaatccaggAGTCTGATCCAAAATGCTCatatacaagaaaacatgtcagatgcacttagaggattTTGCATCAGCTTTTATACATTTGTACTTATACTGTGGCAGACCCAATCTTATGTTGGTGGCTTATTAACAGAGATTGAACTAACCTAAACAATTATTGCACCTTCAAAGTAAACAGcaaaacaaaagtgaaaatTCCCATGGGAAATATTTCCTTGTACAGTATGTCATttgttattttgaaaatatgactGTAATACGTCACATAACAACACCCATTCCCATAGTTAATacacagtaaacaaaaaatccATGAGTATAAATTAGATTACAGacgatatcaacaaagcacatTGTAACAGCGATGAAGGATGATCCCTTAAGGTGGCTAAACATTGCATTTATCACATTTTATGCATTAGCCATATGAAATGTAACAATATAGTGTAAACATTACAATTATAAAACATTAGGCCCCAATGAAAATCTCAACAACCACTTAATATCTTACAAACAATTTTTGATAAACAATTTGTGAACTATGATTGTAATTAATCTATTATAGagtaatgtgtttttattaatcATCTTGCATGCACTTTGTATTCTGTTAtgctattgttttgtttaaCTGATAATTTTGTGGATGATTAACCTGTTCTAGTAAAACTTGCTTTGCTTTTTTCCAGGATGTAAGTTGATGCTCGATACGGCAAAATGAAAGACGGTGCGGCAACATAACTTCTGATGagatttaaatgttatttatttaaaatagatCATGTGTATAGTGTTGATGTAAACATATAGAGGTCATCTATTCACTATGTCTTCAAAtgaatctgttcagtcattgaTGCTAACCCTACACTCATTGGAGCTGTCTGAGACAAGCATTCATTCAGCATTCATATTTGGATTATGGGCATATTTAATAATCTTACTCTGCAATTTAACAGTTGCTTTTACTATTTGCTTTAATAGAAAATTTCATAAGCCAATGTACATTTTGTTGTTGAACATGCCTATCAATGACACAATAGGTGCAACAAGTTTTTTTCCTCAGCTATTGTATAGCATTTGGTGTCAGAATAGATCGATTTCCTATCCTGCGTGTTTCCTTCAAGGCCTTTTTGTGCACATATACGGAGGTGCATCTTATGTCATTCTTACAGCTATGGCCTGTGACAGGTATATTGCCATTTGCTATCCATTAAGATATGGTGCTATTATGACCAAAAATAACTTGTTGAGAATCATAACTGGAATGTGGTTCATTCATTTTATCATTATATTTGTACTTTTCTTGCTGCTTCTGCCCTACAACATTTGTAAGACATACATGGATGAGCTTATCTGCTACAATCCATCTATTATGAAAATCGTGTGCGAGGACACGCGAGTAAACAACATCTATggattgtttattttatgtttctatCATATTGTTTCACTTTCTATTGTGGCATTTACTTACATTCATATACTGATCACTTGTATTACAAAGAAGCAGTCTGATGCAAAGAATAAGGCCCTTCAAACGTGTGGTACTCATCTGGTGGTCTTTTTGTTTTTGGAGTTTAACTCTTTTTTCCCTCTTATCGCACATCGATCTGAATATGTTCCAGCGTATCTGCGCAGGGTTTTCTCTACATCTCTTATGGTGTTTCCTCCCATTGTAAATCCACTGgtttatggttttaaaactaAAGAAATCAGACAGAATATTGTCACTTGCTTCAAGAGAAGGATAGACAGTGTATGAACAACTGAAGCTTGTGTAAAaactgttttatattttatatattatattcatgatatatacaatatacatacatacatacatatacatacaagAGAATATAACCTAATTTCT from Paramisgurnus dabryanus chromosome 8, PD_genome_1.1, whole genome shotgun sequence includes:
- the LOC135770420 gene encoding olfactory receptor 52A5-like — its product is MYFNGSVFSLKLTLHSLDLPETSIYPAFIFGATTYLAILVCNLTFIITIVLNRNLHKLMYILLNMPVNDIMGSSTLFPQLLYSIWSQDRSISYPVCIFQGFCVHMYGSTSYLILTAMAFDRYTAICWPLRYHAIMTTDNLVRIITGMWFFNIIIMFVNFALLMPYKICQTQMTDLICYNPPLMKIVCENTQVNNIYGLFTLILYFVISISVVTFTYIQILITCITKKQSDAKIKALQTCGTHLVVFLFLEFNTFFPLVAHRSEYVPAYLRRGLSICVFIFPPIVNPLIYGLKTKEIRQNIVACFKRMINSV
- the LOC135770421 gene encoding olfactory receptor 52E4-like; this encodes MSSNESVQSLMLTLHSLELSETSIHSAFIFGLWAYLIILLCNLTVAFTICFNRKFHKPMYILLLNMPINDTIGATSFFPQLLYSIWCQNRSISYPACFLQGLFVHIYGGASYVILTAMACDRYIAICYPLRYGAIMTKNNLLRIITGMWFIHFIIIFVLFLLLLPYNICKTYMDELICYNPSIMKIVCEDTRVNNIYGLFILCFYHIVSLSIVAFTYIHILITCITKKQSDAKNKALQTCGTHLVVFLFLEFNSFFPLIAHRSEYVPAYLRRVFSTSLMVFPPIVNPLVYGFKTKEIRQNIVTCFKRRIDSV